A single region of the Oreochromis niloticus isolate F11D_XX linkage group LG19, O_niloticus_UMD_NMBU, whole genome shotgun sequence genome encodes:
- the olig4 gene encoding oligodendrocyte transcription factor 4, with translation MDSDAGSTCSRSSSPDLVVDDSAGSFFSNKMFQKYCQENRADSEAGQGRTERCSGGGKSKSRSELSKEEMQDQRLKVNSRERKRMHDLNQAMDGLREVMPYAHGPSVRKLSKISTLLLARNYILMLSSSLEEMKKLVGDVYGGNAAVQSRTAPHPTITPAATTAHLPLHPLAQSLHSLVGSTPSALQHHSSSASSAPAPHSPPSAGFLGFHAPVQSLLKDPLHLSSSYRHFPGMPCPCSLCQPLPTTTSTLHSLSLSK, from the coding sequence ATGGATTCCGATGCTGGCTCCACCTGCAGTCGCTCCTCGTCTCCAGACCTGGTGGTGGATGACTCTGCAGGGAGCTTCTTCTCCAATAAGATGTTCCAGAAGTACTGCCAAGAGAACAGAGCAGACAGCGAGGCCGGCCAAGGCAGGACGGAGCGCTGCAGCGGGGGCGGTAAGAGCAAATCCAGATCTGAGCTCAGCAAGGAAGAGATGCAAGATCAGAGGCTGAAAGTTAACAGTCGAGAAAGGAAGAGGATGCATGATCTGAACCAGGCGATGGATGGCCTCAGAGAGGTCATGCCATACGCACATGGACCCTCAGTCCGCAAGCTGTCAAAGATCTCCACCTTGCTCTTGGCTCGCAACTACATCCTCATGCTTTCCAGCTCTTTGGAGGAGATGAAGAAACTGGTTGGGGACGTTTATGGCGGTAATGCCGCCGTCCAGAGCCGCACAGCTCCCCATCCCACCATTACTCCTGCGGCCACGACCGCCCACCTCCCTCTGCATCCTCTGGCCCAGTCCCTTCACTCTCTGGTGGGCAGCACACCTTCAGCTCTTCAGCATCACTCATCTTCTGCCTCCTCAGCCCCAGCTCCACACTCCCCTCCATCAGCCGGCTTCCTGGGCTTTCACGCTCCAGTCCAGAGCCTCCTGAAGGACCCTCTCCACCTGAGCAGCTCCTACAGACACTTCCCTGGCATGCCCTGCCCTTGCTCACTCTGCCAGCCTCTGCCCACCACTACCTCCACATTACACAGCCTGTCTTTGAGCAAGTGA